TGCCATCTCATACCAATTCAAGGGGCATTTAGAGTGACATGATTCAATGCTAGAAATATTAATGACAATAGGGCGAAAGAAGTTGGAGGTTTTGTCTACAATTTGAGTCTTGGAGAGGCTCACTGAGTAAGATGGTAGCTCCACTCTCCAAGGTTAAAAGTGACCTTTTAGTCATGTGTCTGGTCTTGAAGAGGGTGAGTGTGGACATGGATGTCTATTCTGACCTTTTCTTCTAATGCTGTATAGCTCACTCATTGAAGGCACCTGGCAGCCAATCAACAGCTAGGCAGTGCTGATAAGAGAAgcctttaaaaagcagaaagaatCCATGGACTGGAGCAGAGGATGCAATTTTACCTTCCACATATATTAAAAGTGTACAGCTTGTTATGTTTTTCCCTGTCAAAATGCATCCATGGTGACAAACCATTTGCCTGCCTGACTATTTAAGCATTTGATGTCTTAAAGGCTACATGTTGTAGCATGTTccagtataaataaataaaataaaacaagagttGGGATGATATCTGCCAGGATCCCACTTTTTTTGTACTAACAAACACTTTGACTAAATCTCTGATGTGCTTTAAGATACTTTTACACCAGTCCATTACTAAAACTGTGCAACACACCATGACCATCCCACCTTCTGTTTCCTCATTAGTCAAATGTACTGACTGAGCTCAGGAAGTGGAAGCTGGCAATCAAGGAGCAACACAAACTGGAGAtgaagaaagagaaggagaagcACGCAGCCCAGACAGCTGGCCTGAAGTCAGAGATCGACGGCCTAAAGGGGCTGCTACAAACCTATGAAACTTCAAACCAGAGAAAAGATGAGGTGACTactaatgtatttatttatttactttctcTAGACTAGAGCATAATGTTCTGGTTTTCATGTGTGGGCTAAGTACTAGCCTGCAGTTGTAAAATTATACCATTCGACAAGATTGGTTTAATCTTCATCTCATATTTCGACCTTTTGCTCATTTCTGTCCTCATGCTTAAGTACATTTATTCAAGCCTATTGTGTGATGTGTCATCCCTCAGGTGATAGTAAACCTGAGCCAGGTGTtggacagacagaaagaaaggcTTGAAAAGATGAGGACTTTCACCCACTGGAGACTTCAGCATGCAGAGGCTAAAGAAGAGGTGAATTAATAACAAAGTTTCCCACAGGTTGAAAACCTTTTTGTGGTGGGATTCATGGAGGGGTTGGGTGGGTGTATTAGGCTTTTACGGCTGGAGTGAGACTGCTAGGATTTTCAGCTTTTAACTCAACCATCTTGCATAACACacacttttacctttttgtgatttttttataacaAAGAATATCCACATAGATTTTTCCTTTAGTCaaaagagaataaaatgttttttagagtATGTTTTTTCTGTAAACGGTGTATGTAACTATACATAGTTTGGCATCTGATGGTTCAGTGTGATGAGTTATGCAAATCATTAGTCCCTGAGTTGCTGAACCTTACATCTACATGTCACTACTCACAGAACATGCACATGTaacatttttacacaaacatTTATCGCTTACAAAAATGCACATATGTGTAGTCTTGTAAGTGCACAAAAATCTGTTCATTTCTATACTGGCCTGAATAATGAtagaattataaaaaaaatgtttacatttacaaaataGCTGTGAGAATTTGtcaataaagcagaaaaaaatgtagatgACACACATTTCCATCCCAGCTATGATACAAAAAGTTCACTACAACAGAAACTAAACTTAACCTGCACCAGAATGAACTATGGGTGTAATTACCTCCTTGTGAATATTTTCATGCTCTTGTGGCTCCTCTGCCAGGCTTATGCTATTCAGGCAGCGCGGCAGCACTACAACatgcagctgaagaagaaggTGTGGTTAGGCTGGCACTCGCTGGTCCAGAAACACTGGAAGGTCAAACTGGAGCGGGCCTGCCGTGCAAGAGCTGAAGAGGTCTGCACTCACCTCTCTGCAGAGTACGAGGCCAAGCTGGCAGAGGTAAGTAAGTTGATAGATTACCTGCTCTTGGACCGATATGATACCATGATTCTTTTAAGCTGAATTCATACTAATGGTGTCTTGCTAGAGAGATTGCTTCCATATGTGGAAGCACTCACACAGTGTGCTATGTTGCTGAGTCTTTTTAAAGCAAACCAAAGCACTGCTATTaaccagaatttttttttacatagatACATTAATTTTCAGTCACTTTagacttttttaattaaaacatagAGTGGTAGGGAATAAAGGTTAATAGAGACAGCCTGTGTTATTGATAATGTTGCTCATTTGTATCAGTTGTGCAACAAAGGCTGTAATTGCAACTTCATGAGCATCAGATGTTGTTTTCAGTATTGAATACACCCGTAAATAACTAACTGTCTGTACTCTTCTGTCCCCACAGCACTGTGAAGCTATAGAGAAGGCTCAGGCAGAAATCCAGAGACTACGAATTGAGCGGGAGCGCTATGAGGAATCTATGAAGAAAGCTTTTATGAGGGGCGTTTGCGCCCTCAACATTGAAGCTCTGGGCATGTTCCACACTCCAGAGGGACAGTCAGAGCACCCTCCAGTTCATGATCAGCATGGTTTGTAACAAAATACCCCCCTCTCTTTTTTGTGTTAGTATACGTCTACCGTAAACTCCAtgaaaagtagtttaaaaaaatctttattttaggtctCTTGTATGagaggccactgtgttatgaaccaccaggccaaatttcagtcatgaacaACATCTCTAAGGTTAtaaaacaaagctttaaaatcatgtgGAATGAGGCAGTGATAtttgctctaggatggtgtgggcgtgtttGTTGAATGAGCCAGAGCtacacccactcacaagaaatacgatcctccctctaaatttaaaaatgcttctgaCCAGAGAAGTttcctggctctgtgccagagcagaagtttgggattaaatttacagttttctggcacaaatttctctgttatgatgcttttaatgacctgtaggccaccgtggctgacagatttgggaaatttacttcacaatgaacaaaagcatgtaactggctgttaactttcagtgaaggcagtgacatcgaCTAACAACAGGCTGTACTGAGAGGAACTGCTgggtgattttatatcattgtagcgttAGTGGGGTGGGTtgattccccatcaagactggtgatgtcatgagctcccatatttgccctgctcaaataaaaccatgcaaggaaagaggtgaacaactttctacaagctaaataaaaaattcagtcacacgtAGATCTCagtattttaacatttacagcaaccttattccaacatatctagacacatagtttgatttcattttacagggactttaatcaAATAGATCATAAAACCCtgctctgctttcttcttctcatGCCTCGTGCTTACATATTTAGACCTCTATACATAACAAGCCACAATGGCATTGTTAGCCCTCTCTATGCGCTGCATTGATTGAATGCTGCCATCAGGactaaaaacagcatttttcctCACAGTGCCACAGTGTGTTATTGACAAGAGTGTAGATTTATGAATGACTGGAGTGGGCAGggtcttttttctttacttgGAGTCATTCACTGCCTCAGCTATTGTAGGGATGAGTGCTGACCGAAGAGTAATAGGTACAGGTTTTAGCCTAAATGCATCACCTAAAGATTAGCTTTAAAAGTGCGAGGATCAGTTTATGTATTCACATGATGCCAGTCCTCAAAGCTTTATCAACTTATTGATAAATTTGTAATTTAGGGTATCTTGTAAAGTCTGATTCCAGTGttgaagtactgcccctcaagtgaatgttttttctgttgttagATATTTTGCCTCCCCAGGAGGAGCCTGGTTCTTCAACATGGGCTCAACTTCAGCCACGACCCGTGTCTTCCACACAGTTCAGCCCAGTCCACTTTGACCGGCCAGACCCTTCCCACCTTGAAGTAGAGGACACGGTTAGAAACTAAGAATTTTTCTGAAGACATATTTGAACACTAAAAatacatcaccacaaatactGTTTCAGCCCTTTATGGATGCCATGGAGATGCCAGgaaaacaaatgcatttgtgcaataCTGATAAGTCTGttaatctttttctctgttttattagcAGGACTGACTACCTCTAAATCTAACTCTTGCTACTtttcttgctactttttcccCCTACTTCCCTTTTCCTCAGGTGGGCTCTGCCTCCATGTCCAGAGAAGAAGTACTCCTTCCCACTACAGTGGTGCAGGGCTCATTGCCTCCAGGAGGCGCTGCAAGTTCCCATAAACAGGTGAGCATTCATAAACTGTGCTGTTGCCTCTGCAAAGGAGGCATGATGTCCATCTCAAAGAAGCTCTTTGTGAGTTTTAAATTGAATCAAATGAAGGCTCTCAGCCACGAGAGTACAGTTAAAAGACAAACATCTTCACTGTTGTACTTGAATCtctatgatttttttcaggTCAGTGGTCGTGTCATAACAGCCAGTCAACAAAAACCGTCAAAGACTGTAACAGCTCGTATCACTGCACGCACTGACATTGCTAAGGTAGCACGCAGCAATCTCCGAGTGATGGGTGTGGCTCCACCCATGAGCTCTGTGATAGTGGAACGCCATCATCCTGTTACACAGGTATGGAAAGTGTGCATCACTTTTCTCACTCTGAAGTATGTTTGTAGTATTATGATTGTCTTCTAagtaatctaaaataaaaaataacagttttccTTTCATTCCTACAGCTCACCGTTGGTCAGGCTACAGCTGCTAAGTTTCCCCGCCACTCCAAACATGGCCCCAGCTCCAACAGAGGCAAAAGCTCCTCAAGAACACACACCAGCACGTGCCATGTTCACTCCATCAAAGTCGTTGACTAATCACACACTTCTCAAAAAATGTTGCTCTCTTAGTCTGGGTATAAAATTCAAACCATTCTTTGCAAAGTATCTTTGAAACAGCTCCTTTAAGGTTAGTTTAAAGTCCATTTTTCTGGACATGTTGGACTAAATTTGCCCTCGCTTTCTCTATAGTAAGGGGTGAAATGATTGCCTTTGATTGATATGAAAATGGGAATTTTCTGAGCTGTTGGATATTTCTCAGGAACATATCACATAAAGGTAGAGctgcacattttaatttttttagttcTTACAAGCTGCAAAAtacataaattattttaatgctATTGTTATAAATTATGCAGAGGTGTGAATATGTTAagatttacatattttaaatacCTGTTTTTACAACTGAGACTGACATGCAACACCACAGATTGTTTGCTTAACTTGACTAAagcacagttttatttttaaataaattattttactgTTGACTTAGTGTTAGGATCATTTGTTGATGAAAATAGCATTAACATGGAGGTGAATTTTTTTATTAGTCCATATGGTTCAGTTTCCAGCCTCATGAAATGATGCAGCTCTTACTGCTGGAGCTCTCTGCCTCCATCCGAATCTTATCTGTaagaaaaattaacactttaaaacaaaagtttGGCACAAACTCAGGCAGTACAGCTACAGAACATCCAGAGAGTAGAGCCCCTTCACTTTTCCAATACTGTTAATTTAACGTACCTGCAGCTTTCCTGTTCCCTATAGTGATGAGGCCCTGGTAGAGCTCTTTAGCTGGATTCTCGTGAACTAACTCCTCCTTGTGGAGCCAGATCAGCAGCATCCTGTTACCATGCTCCTGATAGCTGTGTTGACCTGTGGACAAACACACAAGCAACTTTACAGTtatgaaaacttttttaataCTGATTTTAATCTTGACATTTCCTCTGTGCAAACAAATACAAAGCagacaacaaaaatattcaagaaTATTCATTTTGTTGACATATTTTCCCCAATAAGTCATAAAATGTCACTCTTGAACAGTTTAGCTAAAACATGGAGTTTCTAAAGGCACAGTCTTTAGCTGAGGCACCTGTCCACTGCTCCTCAATAGCTGACACTTGCTCCTTGTTGAAGCCCCAGTGTTGTGCCAGTTTTTTCCAATCTCCTGGTTTCAAGAGCTCGTACGCCAGGCGCCAGGCCATCATCCGGAGCTGCTTGGTCTCTGAGCGGTGGTCGAGTTTAAACGTTAGCGGATGCTCGCTGTGAACACTCTCATTAAGCTCAGGGTTGGCCTGAAAGGGCAATTAAATCACGTCAGCAGAGTGATAAAGGCCACAAGCCCCAGATAGCACAGGCGGATTATTGGAAAGGCACTCATGAATGATTAGCAATATGAAAGCAGGAGTTGAACATTTACAAAACCAAAAAGAAAGGGATTCAGGCTGAACTTTAATTGAATTTATGGTAAATTAGCAGTCCTGTGTTTCTGGAATACAAGTAATTTTTTACTGTCAGCGTTAAAATGGATTTAGCTCATCTGGTTTGTGGGGTTTGGTTGATTAAATGTAATTATTGATTTTGAGGCCTCAAGAATCATTAtagcaaataaaaaacagcaggaGATGCAGATATCATTTCACTTTCTCACCTTCCTCCAGGCGTAGTATCTTTCTGCTTTGATAATCATGTCCACAATAATCACCTCATCTGCTCTGACTGCTACACCCAGAGCCGTCTTACCCTGCTGCTCGACATCCAaaatgcatgtacaaaatgtaaGACAAAATAAAGGTATATTGATTAGAAGTGTAATCTTTTAAATTTAGTTTCCTTACAGTTGAATTACTCTTTCAGCTGAGGTGGCTTAAGtttacaggcataaaaaatggCCATAAAGAAATCACAAATAATCTTGCTGATGATCTCATTTGCTTTTGTAACCCATAACGGGGCATCAATATAtgttattcttttttaattagATGCTAAAAATTCCTCTATGGAGATTTAAAGGATAATTAACTAAGTCAGCTGTATGAATACAGTTTGAGAGAAGTCTTACCTTGTCCTTGAGTGTCAGATCCAGCCCAGCTTTAAGGAGCATTTCCACCACTTCTATTCTAGCCAGCTCTGCAGCAAGATGCAGGGCAGTCTGAGACCTCTAAAAGTTCATTGCATGACACAGGATAACACAATGGAGCAAATGTATTATTATATAATTCTTAAATTATATGTTGTTtgtctcacatttttttttgaaggatCCATACTTTATCTGTGGCATTAATGTTGCAGCCTGCCTCCAGCAGAGAATGGATGATAGGGATGTGACTGTGCTTCACTGCCAGGTGGAGAGGAGCCTCTTCGTGCTGAAAGCAAAAATATCTTcagtcagaaaaatgttctgttaGCACAGGAGAGAATATTAAAATAATTGGTGTGCATGCAGGAAGAGTTGCAGTTGTACAGCTCATGTGTGAGCAATCTGTGCTATGGAAAACTTTACTGAAAGGGTGCACTACTTCCACTTAGCTTGTGTGAAATTACCTGATTCTTAAAGTCGGTATGAGCTTTGTACTCTAAGAAAAGCTGGACAAGAGAGGTGTCCCCTCTTTCTGAAACCGGATGGAGAGCACTGCATTTGGCCTGAAAGCAACAAGAAATGTATTTGTCTGTAAAGTCAAATGCTAAATGAAAAGTTGAACACTGCACTTTCTTCGCAACGATGCATGTTTAACACAGGGTTACCGGACTATGATTATGTCTACGCTGAAGTCTGCAGCAGTGTACTGTACCACTGTGAGGATGTTGGGGTCACAGTCAGCATCCAGCAAGACATGAACACATCCTTCATGACCCTGGTCTGCAGCCACGTACAGAGCTGTCTCTCCCTCCTGcaacacatttttcaaaaggCAAGGGGTTCTAGATATAATAggcagacatttaaaaatgtagaaacatCTTTAGGACAATATTTTAAAACGAATCCAGACAAACCAGCTCTTTTACACCGAGGAAATTTAAACAGgaaatttttatgtaattgtcCCAAaatttcagattattttttattaggGGTGCACTAATACATCAGCTAAATACTGGTATCCACCAACATTAACCTGGTTTATAGGCATCAGCCCATCTGAAAATAGCATGGCATGTACTGATGTCAGAGACATACtagtactactactactacatacTCTAAATGCTGATTCAGAAACTAATTTAGGTTTTTAATGAGTAAAAGGACATCATTTATTAGACAAGATCTGATTTGTTGTCATTGTCAAAAGAAAGTCCATTTGGGTATATGTGAAAATTCAGGAGCAACCCATCACTTTACTCCAGTCCCAGCAAAATTCATCTTTGAGCATCAACACCATGCAAAATCTTATCAGGTACAACATAGCAGTCATAGCCAGAGTTCAGACCACGTTACTGTTTGGCTTGGTAGATAATAGTTTCCAGCATATGGTTGATACATCTTAATCAATCCAAACTAGAGCCACCATCCAGCAGTGGATTAACCACTGAGCACACACTGTCACACACCAGACTGTGATAGAGAGGATGTTTACAATGATTGTGTACCATATTGACTTCATCCCGAGTATCAaagctctgcagcagcagctggatGACATCCAGGTGGCCGTTCCTGGCGGCTAAGTGCAGGGGCGTGTCCCCTTTCTGACagcagggagggaggggaaaagctCATCAAAGAGTGTTTGACTTTGAGGGGGTTTTGTTGTTGCAGGTGTGACACTAATGTTCACTCAGACATATGAGCATTAATGCCAAACATTGTTAATAGTTCcacacaaatgtaaaaataaatctaagtcTGTGCACACCTTGTTAGGCTTCATGGTGGCCATCTCGTACGGATCCATGAGCAGCTCCAGCATTTCAACACAGCCATGCTCGGCTGCTAATGCAAAGGCCCGCTTTCCTGACTGAAATAGAtttaaaccaaataaataaTGTTAACTTTCTGCACATGCTCTTTATTTTCACAGAAGATTAATTAAAGATTTCAGTAGATACCTGATCATCTTTGTCTAATTCTTTCATCTGCAGGTCATTTACAATATACTCTACAATATCAGTGTGGTTGTTGATAGCAGCACAGTGCAAAATGTTCAGTCCCTCCTGAGGCAGAAAAAGCAAGACCAGAGTGATAAACATTAATCATCACATGCATCAGGAGtgagcattttttt
The Cheilinus undulatus linkage group 5, ASM1832078v1, whole genome shotgun sequence DNA segment above includes these coding regions:
- the poc5 gene encoding centrosomal protein POC5 encodes the protein MSSDEEEPSSPCLPKDSDRGSSVSSELQDEYEELLRYAVVTPKLETLTAAHRDRLSTSHFSAKGQTSQRKEDTKSQHPADTATETRDRRSSSKNVRLSPASPLIVEPPTHSRDTHAEEMEGRSSGRASVLSNPPSDRLQTPTERSRSNSPDHLETTVTELFISEENISKMENILEVWSNNLKSNVLTELRKWKLAIKEQHKLEMKKEKEKHAAQTAGLKSEIDGLKGLLQTYETSNQRKDEVIVNLSQVLDRQKERLEKMRTFTHWRLQHAEAKEEAYAIQAARQHYNMQLKKKVWLGWHSLVQKHWKVKLERACRARAEEVCTHLSAEYEAKLAEHCEAIEKAQAEIQRLRIERERYEESMKKAFMRGVCALNIEALGMFHTPEGQSEHPPVHDQHDILPPQEEPGSSTWAQLQPRPVSSTQFSPVHFDRPDPSHLEVEDTVGSASMSREEVLLPTTVVQGSLPPGGAASSHKQVSGRVITASQQKPSKTVTARITARTDIAKVARSNLRVMGVAPPMSSVIVERHHPVTQLTVGQATAAKFPRHSKHGPSSNRGKSSSRTHTSTCHVHSIKVVD
- the ankdd1b gene encoding ankyrin repeat and death domain-containing protein 1A translates to MERRATALRSMIQKHGPKKEDLDPRNWVSEETMKGFTEFILNKNWDKDTDSSFDTKEMLLEAEKQFIEAAKKNDVETMKTLGKGLNANAKNVHDRTALHYAVAGRNKEAVQLLLQRRVKVDQKDKYGVAPIHLAAWFGSLEILKLLVQAGAEQKVENEEGLNILHCAAINNHTDIVEYIVNDLQMKELDKDDQSGKRAFALAAEHGCVEMLELLMDPYEMATMKPNKKGDTPLHLAARNGHLDVIQLLLQSFDTRDEVNMEGETALYVAADQGHEGCVHVLLDADCDPNILTVAKCSALHPVSERGDTSLVQLFLEYKAHTDFKNQHEEAPLHLAVKHSHIPIIHSLLEAGCNINATDKRSQTALHLAAELARIEVVEMLLKAGLDLTLKDKQGKTALGVAVRADEVIIVDMIIKAERYYAWRKANPELNESVHSEHPLTFKLDHRSETKQLRMMAWRLAYELLKPGDWKKLAQHWGFNKEQVSAIEEQWTGQHSYQEHGNRMLLIWLHKEELVHENPAKELYQGLITIGNRKAADKIRMEAESSSSKSCIIS